CAATAAAGTGAGAGGCCTTCAAAGCACTCTCACTAAATAAAATTCCATTATTAGCTACAATACCTACTTGGTATCCCCAAATGCGTGCAAATCCTGTTACAATGGTTTGGCCATAAAGCGGTTTAAATTCATGAAACTCGCTACCATCGACAATGCGTGCAATGACCTCTCGAACATCAAAAGGTTTGCGACTTTCTTTGGAAACTACCCCATAAATTTGCTCTAGAGGATAGATGGGCTCTTGAGGTGGAACTTGAATGGCGGGTTTCGCTTTAAACGGCAATTGGGCGATGATGCTTCGAGCTTTTTTCAGGGCTTCAAAGTCGTCATGAGCAAAATGATCTGTGACACCGCTTTTTTCTGAGTGCACTTGGGCTCCACCTAATTCTTCTGCAGAAACCTCTTCGCCTGTGGCGGCTTTAACTAAGGGTGGTCCACCAAGAAAGATGGTCCCTGTGCCTTTAACAATAATATTCTCGTCGCTCATGGCGGGAACGTAGGCCCCACCTGCCGTGCAACTTCCCATCACCACAGAAATTTGCGGTATTCCTTTTGCCGACATCTGGGCTTGATTAAAAAAGATTCTTCCAAAGTGTTCTTTGTCAGGGAAAACCTCAGATTGCAGTGGGAGGAATGCTCCACCACTGTCTACGAGATAAATACAAGGGAGTTCGTTTTCAAGGGCAATCTCTTGAGCACGTAAGTGTTTTTTGACCGTCAGAGGATAGTAGGTTCCTCCTTTTACTGTGGCGTCATTGGCAATGATCAAACACTCCTTGCCTGCAACTTTGCCCATCCCAGTGATGATTCCAGCACTAGGAGCATCATTGTCATAAATATTGTAGGCGGCTAGGCTAGAAAATTCTAAAAAAGAACTGTCATCGTCAATTAAAGTTTGGATTCTTTCTCGGGCCGTCAGTTTGCCGCGTTTTTTGTGACGGGCAATGGCCTCATCCCCTCCGCCCATGCAGACAGTTTTAAGTTGATCCTTAAAGGTCTGAGTGAGACCTTTGAGATGTTCATAATTCACTTGGAACTCTTCAGAGTGTTCGTTGATATTGTGTCCAATAATTTCCAATGTGGTCCCCTTGTTGATGCCTAAGTTATCTATAAACAAAATCAGGCAGTCTGCCATTTAAAAACGGGAGGTCTCTCCAGCATTGGTGCCATGCAAAAAAAACCTTGTTTAACTTACTTTCATACCATTTCAAAAGCGGTTGGGGTAGTTTTGTACTTGCGGCATATTTAAATGAGGTGCTTCTCAGGGGTAGAGAGCCGAAAAGGATGGGAATGAAGAAGATTCTTGGTCTAAGAACAAAAGTTTGGGGTATTATTGGCTTTGTGGCATTTTTGGTGCTTATGGCGTCTATGTTTTATCAACCTAAAGGTGAGGACGTCTCTAAAGAGACCATGGACAAAATTCAAGAGAACTTACAAGATCAGATTTATCAAATCATCTTGAAAAGATCATCTGGTGGAGCCACAGACATCAAGTTTGAAAAGTTTTGGACAGAACAGATCAGCACCAACACTGTAAAGGCTCACTTTGTGGTCAGTTACAGCGAGTCCATGGCGGGTGATACCAGCAAAGTGGTGCGTGAAGGTTCTATGATCCTCACAAAACTCGATGACACTCCTGAAGAGCAGGTTTGGATCGCTGATGCTGTGAACGTCAATGGAGAACAGATTTCCTTTGAAAAAGGCCTTAAGTTTAAAGCGGGAGAGGATGACTCTGACGACGACGATCGAGAGGTGGGAGAAGATGGTCTTTACGAAGACTCCTACATTGATGGAGAGTCAGAGGGAGACATCAGTGACGAAGACGCTATCGGCCTTGAAGAGTAGGACTGCGACAATCCTGTTATGAATTTATTCGTGAAGATTGATGAGAAGGGTTTGGTGTATAACTTGGAAGACCAAGTCATTACAGACCTTGATGTGGTACAAGAATTTCTGGATTCTTTAACCATAGATTCTCATCATACTTTTAGGGCCAGTTTACATGACCAAAGTGTCGTTGTAGAGCCCTTCAGTTTTCCGTTGATTGCCACTGACGTTCACGGTGTGCAAGGGACATATTTACAATTAGATTGTGAAAATGAATACACTACTCAAGCGGATTTAAATAAAATCTTCCTAGATTATAAAGACAGATTCATCATGTATTCTGATAAAGGCATTCCTATTCTTTTTAACCGTCAGGCCCAAGAGCAACTGTTTGATATGGCGGAGTCTTTTTCGGATGACGCTATAGTGATTGAGGGTCAAGAGTATTCGACGCCTTCCTGGATAGACACGAATGCCACTCTTTCTGACCCGCACTTATGGTCTGAGCGGTACACGCAAAATGATACGGGTTGGGATATGGGTGGACCTTCCCCAAGTTTAGTTTGGGCGGTTGAAAAATTAAAGTTACCTAAAATGCGAGTGGCGGTATTAGGTTGTGGCGCGGGCCATGACGCCCAACTTTTTGCAAGCAAAGGCCACAAAGTCACAGGGATTGATTTTAGCCCTGAGGCCATCCATAAAGCGGAAACTTTGTATCCTTCAAATACCAATTTGCAGTGGGTGTGCCGAGATGTCTTTGAAATCTCTGAGGAGTTTAAGGCCAGTTTTGATCTCGTGGTAGAGCACACCTGCTTTTGTGCCATTGACCCGTTAAGAAGGGGCGAACTTGTAAGGGTATGGAAGAGTATTTTGTCTCCTGAAGGGCAAGTCTTGGGTGTTTTCTTTGTGATGCCAAAGACTTATGGCCCCCCTTACGGAAGTACAGAAGAAGAAATCCATGATCTGATGGCGAAGGATTTTAGAAAGAATCTATGGGTGAGGTCAAAGGTGTCCCATCCAGGACGCCTTGGTCGTGAGCTGATTGTACTGGCGCGAGTAAACAGAGTCTAAGAAGCTGTTAAATTTGAATAGAGCCATAACTGTATGTGAAAATTTCATGTTCAAAGCCCAAAAAGAGATAGTGTTTTACATTTTTAATCATCGAGACTAAGAACTGCACTAGGTTTATAACAAAGAGGGTTAATAATGAAAAAACTAATCGTAGCAGTACTAGGTACAGTATTTTTTGCAAGCAATGCGTTTGCTCAATCTTTAGAGTTCACATGTGTGACATTAGATCAGTCTTCAACTGTAGTTGTAACAGTTGGTGCTGGTGAAGATGGTTTTCCACTTGAGAGCTATGTTGTTGATGGCGTTGATAAAGCAGATGCTGTTGTTCAGTATGCGTTCCAAGTAACACAAAGCGGTTTATTTAATATCATCAACACTGTTGAAAAGACTGCTGAAGGTCGTATTCACTCTTCTGCGTCTATTGCTGTGACTCAATTCGGTTTAGTTTTAGAGTCTGTTAGCTTTAACGTTGACGCTGAAAACATTGAAGAGACTGCGGTTCAATCTGTATACTCATGTTCTCTTCCTGCAGAAGAAGAAGCTGCCGCTGAGTAATTCAGTTTTTAAAATTTAGTTTTTGAATACAAAGGGAAACTTAACTTTATATTCTTTAACGATTTCAGAGGTGGGAAACTTAACGTTTTTCACCTTTTCTTTTAGGCACTCTGCCAAAATCGAATCTTCTGTAGAGTTCTCATCTACAACAATATTTTTAGCATAACCGAATTTGTCGATATCCCAACTTAAAAGGATTTTGCCGTTAGGGGCTTTGCTGGTGCGGTTTTCAGCAAGCTCTCCACACTCTTGAAAGCTTCCGCTTTCTTTCGCTAAACTGAAGGCGACGGCCTCTTTGGTTTGACTTTTTTCAGGGCTGCTACAGCCAGCCATAAAGCTAGCGATCAATAAGGTCACTAAGAGTATTCTGTGGATCATATAAACTCCTAAAATATCTAAAAATTATATCCTCCTATAGAGTAGAGATAAAGTCGTCAGGGTCAATGCGGCGCAATATCCCTAAGGCCCAGAAACTCTCTGAATTTGTGTTGCATCATTGAAAAATACCCAGAATTGATCCAAGAATGAAGCAAGTTTTACCTAGGGGAAATTTATGAAAGCCAATGAAGCGGTGACCACCAAAATTTATCTTAAAGATTATAAGCCTCACGATTTTAAAGTAGAGAGCATTTACTTAGACTTCAAACTAGACCCAGCAGTGACGGTCGTTGAGGCGCGGCAAAAGATCACCAAACAAAATCCGTCGGCGACAGAGCTGTTTTTAAATGGGGAAGACCTAAAGTTTATCAGCGCGAGCCTAGATGGAAAACCCTTGGCTGCGGCTCAGTACGAGGTGAGTCCTGAGGGTTTAAAGATCAAAAATATCACCCAATGTTCCTTTGAGCTGGTGGTAGTGAATGAAATATGTCCAGAAAAGAACACAGCTCTTGAAGGGTTATACTTAAGCGGTGGAATCCTCTGCACACAGAATGAACCCGAGGGCTTTAGACGAATCACATACTTTATTGATCGTCCAGATAATATGGCTGTGTATAAAGCTAGATTAGAAGCAGACCAGAAAAAATATCCTGTCTTATTAGCTAATGGAAATTGTATTGCTCAGGGAACTTCAGAAAATGGTCGTCACTGGACAGAGTGGGAAGATCCATTTCCAAAACCAAGTTACTTGTTTGCCTTGGTGGCAGGGAACTTGGGTGTGATTGAAGATCAGTTTGTGACCAGATCAGGAAAAACAGTAAAACTTTATATCTACTGCGACCCAGGTGATGAGGCAAAATGTCAGTTTGCCATGCAGTCTTTAATCAACTCTATGAAGTGGGACGAAGATCGTTTTAACTTAGAGTATGACTTAAACGAATTCCGTATTGTGTCTGTGGGAGCCTTTAATGCAGGAGCCATGGAAAATAAGGCACTTAATATTTTTAACTCAGCCCTTGTGCTGGCTGACCAAAAGACAGCCACGGATGGGGATTATTTGGCTATTGAAAGCGTGATTGGGCATGAGTACTTTCACAACTGGACAGGCAACAGGGTTACTTGTCGTGATTGGTTCCAGTTAACACTCAAAGAAGGCTTGACGGTTTTTAGAGATCAAGAATTTTCTGCGGATTTAAATTCCAGACCTGTGCAAAGAATTTTGGATGTGAAGCGTCTGCGTGAAGCTCAATTTCCAGAGGATGCTTCACCGATGGCCCACCCCATCCGCCCAGAAACCTATGTTCAAATAAATAACTTCTATACTGCTACAGTTTATGAAAAGGGTGCTGAGGTCATACGTATGATTCACACTTTAGTGGGTGAGGACGGCTTCCAAAACGGAATGAAAAAATACTTTGAGCTTTTTGATGGCCAAGCAGTGACAACAGAAGACTTCTTGGCTGCTATGAAAGCGGCAAATCCTCATCTGGATGATAAGGCTATGCTCACATGGTACAGTCAGGCGGGTACACCGCAGGTGGAGTTTC
This region of Pseudobdellovibrionaceae bacterium genomic DNA includes:
- a CDS encoding AgmX/PglI C-terminal domain-containing protein: MIHRILLVTLLIASFMAGCSSPEKSQTKEAVAFSLAKESGSFQECGELAENRTSKAPNGKILLSWDIDKFGYAKNIVVDENSTEDSILAECLKEKVKNVKFPTSEIVKEYKVKFPFVFKN
- the pepN gene encoding aminopeptidase N — translated: MKANEAVTTKIYLKDYKPHDFKVESIYLDFKLDPAVTVVEARQKITKQNPSATELFLNGEDLKFISASLDGKPLAAAQYEVSPEGLKIKNITQCSFELVVVNEICPEKNTALEGLYLSGGILCTQNEPEGFRRITYFIDRPDNMAVYKARLEADQKKYPVLLANGNCIAQGTSENGRHWTEWEDPFPKPSYLFALVAGNLGVIEDQFVTRSGKTVKLYIYCDPGDEAKCQFAMQSLINSMKWDEDRFNLEYDLNEFRIVSVGAFNAGAMENKALNIFNSALVLADQKTATDGDYLAIESVIGHEYFHNWTGNRVTCRDWFQLTLKEGLTVFRDQEFSADLNSRPVQRILDVKRLREAQFPEDASPMAHPIRPETYVQINNFYTATVYEKGAEVIRMIHTLVGEDGFQNGMKKYFELFDGQAVTTEDFLAAMKAANPHLDDKAMLTWYSQAGTPQVEFHGVYDVGTQTYKLKFKQTCPPTPESEIKKPFFIPVKLGFLAASGEEFKPQVKDSQQSYWDAESVIVLQEAEGVIQFEGVTEAPVLSVNRSFSAPIKVKMEQSLDEKLHLLKYDNDHFNRFESAQNIFTDWVQSYLQNPQTPLSSKVIEAFRSVLVDESIDSHMKSLLLIPPTESVLQQSQNPIDFKATNRARKALITALATALEDEVLNTYKKFQDIPGAFDAKRVGDRQLRNTCLMLLSYMGEKYCDLVESHFAKADNMTDQICGLSLLNSQYAAQAQKANQSFYDQWKSDDLVMQKWFAVQASDESESMYAKLDALKALPEYNEKIPNYVRSLWGGFSRNYVRFHDKTGKGYERFATEVIHLDKVNRSVAAAMAKAFRIKPSVATENQKLINQQLERILKTEGISSNVAEVAEQILNS
- a CDS encoding TPMT family class I SAM-dependent methyltransferase, which gives rise to MNLFVKIDEKGLVYNLEDQVITDLDVVQEFLDSLTIDSHHTFRASLHDQSVVVEPFSFPLIATDVHGVQGTYLQLDCENEYTTQADLNKIFLDYKDRFIMYSDKGIPILFNRQAQEQLFDMAESFSDDAIVIEGQEYSTPSWIDTNATLSDPHLWSERYTQNDTGWDMGGPSPSLVWAVEKLKLPKMRVAVLGCGAGHDAQLFASKGHKVTGIDFSPEAIHKAETLYPSNTNLQWVCRDVFEISEEFKASFDLVVEHTCFCAIDPLRRGELVRVWKSILSPEGQVLGVFFVMPKTYGPPYGSTEEEIHDLMAKDFRKNLWVRSKVSHPGRLGRELIVLARVNRV
- a CDS encoding methylcrotonoyl-CoA carboxylase; protein product: MEIIGHNINEHSEEFQVNYEHLKGLTQTFKDQLKTVCMGGGDEAIARHKKRGKLTARERIQTLIDDDSSFLEFSSLAAYNIYDNDAPSAGIITGMGKVAGKECLIIANDATVKGGTYYPLTVKKHLRAQEIALENELPCIYLVDSGGAFLPLQSEVFPDKEHFGRIFFNQAQMSAKGIPQISVVMGSCTAGGAYVPAMSDENIIVKGTGTIFLGGPPLVKAATGEEVSAEELGGAQVHSEKSGVTDHFAHDDFEALKKARSIIAQLPFKAKPAIQVPPQEPIYPLEQIYGVVSKESRKPFDVREVIARIVDGSEFHEFKPLYGQTIVTGFARIWGYQVGIVANNGILFSESALKASHFIELCDQRRIPLVFLQNITGFMVGKKYENSGIAKDGAKMVMSVSTATVPKFTVIIGGSYGAGNYGMCGRAYQPRQLWMWPNARISVMGGEQAANVLLTVKKDQLAKNGETLSAEEEQKIKAPILKKYEDESSAYFSTARIWDDGIIDPVDTRQVLAMGISASYNSKWPDKIKGVFRM